Within Acidobacteriota bacterium, the genomic segment TACGTCGGTTACCCCCTTGTGCTGTGGCTGCTCGGCGTCGTCGCGCCGGCGCGTCGCGGTGACGGGGCGGCGTCCGGGCTGCCGGCCGTGTCGATGATCGTGCCCGTGCACAACGAGGCCGCGCGCATCGTGCGGAAGGTCGCCAACACGGCGGCGCTGCGCTACCCGGCCGATCGGCTCCAGGTGATCTACGTGTCGGACGGGTCCACGGACGAGACGATGCCGCTGCTGCGGGAACATGCGGGCCGGCAGGCCACGATTGTCGAGCTCGTCGAGCGGCGCGGGAAGGCGGCCGCGCTCAACGCCGGCGTCGTGCGCGCGACCAACGAGATCCTCGTGTTCTCGGACGCCTCGATCGAGCTCGCCCCCGACGCGCTCGAGGCCATCGTCGAGCAGTTCGCCGACCCGCGGATTGGCTGTGTGTCGGGCGAGGATCACATTCCCGAGTCGGGCGGCGAGGCCTGGTACGGCCGGTACGAGCTGCTGCTGCGCCGACTCGAGTCGCGCGTCCACTCCATCGTCGGCGCGAGCGGCTCGTTCTACGCGAAGCGGCGGGCGCTGTGCGCGCCGTTTGACGAGGGCATGGCGCCCGATTTCCTGTCGGTGTTGAGGACGGTGGAGCAGGGCTTCCGGGCAGTGTCGGAGCCGAAGGCGACCGGTTCGATGACGAGCGTCAAGGATCCGAGGGGCGAGTTCGAGCGCAAGGTGCGGACGCTGATTCGCGGCATGACGACGCTCTTTGCTCACGTCCGCGTGATGAACCCGTTCAGGCACCGCGTGTTCGCGTTCTCGCTCGTCTCGCACAAGGTGATGCGGTGGGCGGCGCCGCTCTTCCTGGTCGTGGCCTGGCTGGCGCCGCTCGTGCGCCTCGATTCGCCGTGGTACGCGGCAGCGTTCGCCGCGCAGACCCTGTTCTACGCAGGCGCTTTGGCGGCTCTTGGCGAGTGGGGCCGGCTGCACCGGTCGCTGCCCGGCAAGGTGGCCTTGTACTTCGCGACCGTGAATGCGGCGGCGTTGGTGGCCTGGGTCCAGTACGGACGCGGGGTGAGGCAGGAGCTGTGGGCGCCGACTCGCCGGTAGAGGGCGGCGTGCGGCCGCTCAACGTGCTTCACCTGAGGGACACGCACGAGATTGGCGGCCCGGGGAAAACCATTCTCGAGACGCACAGAGCCATCGACCCGGCCAGGGTGCGGCTGCAGCTCGCGGTCTTCCTGACGAAGGACGAGAGCGGCGACACGCCGTTTGTCAGGGCCGCCAGGGACTGCGGAATGCCCGTGCACTTCATCCGCGGCCACAACCAATACGACCCGCGGTACATCTCGCGCGTGGCCGCGCTCGTTCGCCACCGCGGAGTTGATGTCGTCCATGCCCACGAGGTGAAATCGGACGTGATTGCCCTGCTGGCTTCGCCTCTCTGCCGGGCGCGGCTCGTGACGACGCTGCACGGGTGGATCGGGAACAGCCGGAAGCAGCGGGCACTGATCCGGCTCGACAAGCACGTGGTACGCTGGTTCGACCGGGTCATTGTCGTGTCGAGCCCAATGCACCGCGAGGTAGTTGCGGCCGGTGTGGCTCCAGGCCGCCTCCGGCTGCTGCACAACGCGATCGTGCTCGAGAACTACCGGAGGACGGGCCGGCGCGG encodes:
- a CDS encoding glycosyltransferase — its product is MRPLNVLHLRDTHEIGGPGKTILETHRAIDPARVRLQLAVFLTKDESGDTPFVRAARDCGMPVHFIRGHNQYDPRYISRVAALVRHRGVDVVHAHEVKSDVIALLASPLCRARLVTTLHGWIGNSRKQRALIRLDKHVVRWFDRVIVVSSPMHREVVAAGVAPGRLRLLHNAIVLENYRRTGRRG
- a CDS encoding glycosyltransferase family 2 protein gives rise to the protein MLTDVVFWVAVCGVVYPYVGYPLVLWLLGVVAPARRGDGAASGLPAVSMIVPVHNEAARIVRKVANTAALRYPADRLQVIYVSDGSTDETMPLLREHAGRQATIVELVERRGKAAALNAGVVRATNEILVFSDASIELAPDALEAIVEQFADPRIGCVSGEDHIPESGGEAWYGRYELLLRRLESRVHSIVGASGSFYAKRRALCAPFDEGMAPDFLSVLRTVEQGFRAVSEPKATGSMTSVKDPRGEFERKVRTLIRGMTTLFAHVRVMNPFRHRVFAFSLVSHKVMRWAAPLFLVVAWLAPLVRLDSPWYAAAFAAQTLFYAGALAALGEWGRLHRSLPGKVALYFATVNAAALVAWVQYGRGVRQELWAPTRR